Proteins from a genomic interval of Medicago truncatula cultivar Jemalong A17 chromosome 3, MtrunA17r5.0-ANR, whole genome shotgun sequence:
- the LOC11424184 gene encoding F-box protein At3g54460 encodes MSTTTNDPFSNHKLCGFLSTVLTVTPQHQNDTRFNDRCEFFNDNNAIAFRTQNGVVLNPIIDSTQCGESSNLSSSARKVKKVGMVNGSFSVVNQLHALVLRKCLDIDAHVLCVAEVDSRVRVVVIVDVYLPVLVWSSGWQFPKSGSVAGAVFRHLSCDWNERSSMLSDPDYCRKIHGENECIWNLSDCHVLGCKLHSSVSGSSRERLFELHEIFKTVPSPCVGNQHNFNISKIIPMDNTGRSGIWDISDDILIKILYSLGPLDLNRVSATCHHLRSLAASVIPCTKLNLFPHQQAAVEWMLQRERNAELLPHPLYVALSTDDGFSFHVNTVSGDIVIGETPTIKDFRGGMFCDEPGLGKTVTALSLITKTQGTLADPPDGSPVVWCQHSTNKKCGYYEISGNNTTGGYTIMGKRDVSQDSGRSNENHDFSSERAKLLNPDQEITKPHDSCSVGEDTSPPDACSEEYSPASRCTRSLSRVKKNLYFTYDEEAMISNGRRVGKRSIKTKHASDVASHVSQNKLVDTSYGSRQSYKLHGKRKVDCLEYSDTWIQCDACHKWRKLADNSMANSNAAWFCSMNTDPLYQSCRVPEQSFKNSSKITYLPGFHLKGTPGGVKQNVSFFTSVLKEHYSLVNSRTKEALTWLARISIDKLAEMETNGIRSPILNNCTLSNGTVNPYHKVFQAFGLKKKVEKGVYRWFYPKNLKNLTFDVAALGMALCEPLDLVRLYLSRATLVVVPANLVDHWKAQIEKHVRPGQLQVYVWNDHRKPSAHSLAWDYDVVITTFSRLSAEWGPRKKSALMQVHWFRIILDEGHTLGSSLSLTNKLQMTISLVASNRWILTGTPTPNTPNSQLTHLQPLLRFLHEEAYGLNQKSWDAGVLRPFEAEMEEGRSRLLHLLQKCMISARKEDLQSIPPCIKKVVLLDFNEEHARSYNELVLTVRRNILMADWNDPSHVESLLNPKQWKFRSGAINNVRLSCCVAGHIKVTHAGEDIQETMDMLVKNGLDSTSGEYTSIRYSLLFGGHCVRCKAWCRLPLITPCRHMLCLDCVSIDKTKCTYPGCDNLYEMQSPDSMARPENPNPKWSVPQDLIELQPSYAQDNWDPDWQSTSSSKVAYLVQRLKALQGTNEEMSSYTGNSNAMYIENSFPLHTSHSSSSFQECSSSISTNVVPEKVLIFTQFLEHIHVIEQQLAANDIKYTGMYTPMHSSNKKKSLAKFQHDSSCMALLMDGSAALGLDLSFVTHVFLMEPIWDRSMEEQVISRAHRMGASRPIHVETLAMRGTIEEQMLAFLQDADKRRRFHNKDVVKSEDGGGRGCRSVHDFAENNYLLELKFV; translated from the exons ATGTCCACCACCACGAACGACCCTTTCTCAAACCACAAACTCTGTGGTTTTCTCTCAACCGTTCTCACAGTAACCCCACAGCATCAAAACGACACGCGTTTTAACGACCGATGCGAATTCTTCAACGACAACAATGCAATCGCGTTTCGGACTCAAAACGGTGTCGTTTTGAATCCAATTATCGATTCAACGCAATGCGGCGAGAGTTCGAATTTGAGTTCGAGCGCGAGGAAGGTGAAGAAGGTTGGGATGGTGAATGGGAGTTTCAGTGTTGTGAACCAGCTTCATGCGTTGGTTTTGAGGAAATGTTTGGATATTGATGCACATGTTTTGTGTGTTGCGGAGGTTGATTCTAGGGTTAGGGTTGTTGTGATTGTTGATGTTTATCTTCCGGTTTTGGTTTGGAGTAGTGGTTGGCAGTTTCCGAAATCGGGGTCTGTTGCTGGTGCTGTTTTCCGACATTTAAG CTGTGATTGGAATGAGAGAAGTTCAATGCTTTCTGATCCAGACTACTGTAGAAAGATACATGGAGAAAATGAGTGCATTTGGAACCTTTCTGATTGTCATGTACTTGGTTGCAAGCTCCATTCTTCTGTGAGCGGTTCTTCAAGGGAAAGGCTATTTGAACTTCATGAAATTTTTAAGACAGTACCTTCACCTTGTGTAGGAAATCAGCATAACTTTAATATTTCCAAGATAATACCTATGGACAACACTGGCAGATCTGGGATTTGGGATATctctgatgatattttaattaaaattctatATTCCCTGGGCCCACTGGACCTCAATAGGGTTTCTGCAACGTGTCATCATCTAAGATCCTTGGCTGCTTCGGTAATTCCTTGCACAAAGTTAAATCTGTTTCCTCATCAGCAGGCAGCAGTTGAATGGATGTTGCAACGTGAACGAAATGCTGAACTTCTGCCACATCCTTTATATGTTGCTCTTTCAACTGATGATGGCTTTAGTTTCCACGTAAATACTGTATCTGGTGATATAGTCATTGGGGAAACTCCCACTATCAAAGATTTTCGTGGAGGAATGTTTTGTGACGAGCCTGGCTTGGGTAAGACTGTAACAGCTCTTTCTCTTATCACAAAGACACAAGGTACATTGGCGGATCCACCAGATGGGTCACCAGTAGTCTGGTGTCAACATAGCACTAACAAAAAATGTGGCTATTATGAGATCAGTGGTAATAACACGACTGGTGGTTATACTATTATGGGTAAGAGGGATGTGAGCCAAGATTCAGGTAGAAGTAATGAGAACCACGATTTCTCCTCCGAAAGAGCCAAATTGTTAAATCCTGATCAGGAAATCACTAAACCTCATGATTCATGTTCTGTAGGAGAAGACACATCACCTCCTGATGCTTGCTCTGAGGAATATTCTCCTGCTAGTCGGTGCACTAGAAGCTTGAGTCGCgtaaagaaaaatttatatttcacATATGACGAGGAAGCTATGATTTCCAACGGTAGAAGAGTTGGCAAAAgatcaattaaaacaaaacatgcaTCAGATGTTGCATCCCATGTGTCTCAAAACAAGCTTGTTGATACTTCATACGGTTCTAGACAGAGTTACAAGTTGCATGGGAAGCGTAAAGTTGATTGTTTGGAGTACAGTGATACGTGGATTCAGTGTGATGCTTGTCACAAATGGCGAAAGCTTGCGGATAACAGTATGGCTAATTCCAATGCAGCATGGTTTTGTAGTATGAACACTGACCCTTTGTATCAGAGTTGTAGAGTTCCAGAACAGTCTTTTAAGAACAGCTCTAAGATAACTTACTTACCAGGATTTCACTTGAAAGGAACTCCTGGTGGTGTGAAACAAAATGTTTCATTTTTCACTAGTGTACTTAAGGAGCACTACTCATTGGTAAATTCTCGGACGAAGGAGGCTCTGACTTGGTTGGCCAGAATTTCTATTGACAAGCTTGCAGAAATGGAGACAAATGGAATACGGAGTCCTATTTTAAACAACTGCACTTTGTCTAACGGGACTGTGAATCCATACCACAAAGTATTTCAAGCATTTGGCCTCAAAAAGAAAGTAGAGAAAGGTGTATACAGGTGGTTCTAcccaaaaaatcttaaaaatttgacttttgaTGTGGCTGCCCTTGGCATGGCTCTCTGTGAGCCATTAGATTTGGTTAGGTTATACTTGTCAAGAGCAACCCTGGTAGTTGTACCAGCAAATTTGGTCGATCATTGGAAAGCACAAATAGAAAAGCATGTGAGGCCTGGTCAATTGCAGGTTTATGTTTGGAACGATCATCGGAAACCATCTGCGCACTCGCTTGCTTGGGATTATGATGTTGTCATCACTACATTTAGCCGTTTGAGTGCGGAGTGGGGCCCACGTAAGAAGAGTGCTCTAATGCAAGTGCACTGGTTTAGGATAATTTTAGATGAAGGGCATACTCTTGGCTCAAGCCTGAGCTTAACAAACAAGTTGCAAATGACTATTTCATTGGTTGCTTCAAATCGGTGGATACTAACTGGAACTCCAACACCGAACACTCCTAACAGCCAACTTACACATCTACAACCATTGCTAAGGTTCCTTCATGAAGAAGCTTATGGACTGAATCAAAAATCATGGGATGCTGGCGTGCTTAGGCCATTCGAGGCAGAGATGGAAGAAGGTCGGTCTCGTCTGTTGCATTTACTTCAGAAATGCATGATTAGTGCTAGAAAGGAAGATTTGCAAAGTATTCCACCATGCATCAAGAAAGTTGTTTTACTAGATTTTAATGAGGAACATGCTAGAAGTTACAATGAGTTGGTACTCACTGTTCGGCGTAATATATTGATGGCTGATTGGAATGATCCTTCGCATGTGGAAAGTCTACTGAATCCAAAACAGTGGAAATTTCGTAGTGGAGCTATAAACAATGTGAGGCTTTCATGCTGTGTTGCTGGACATATTAAAGTTACACATGCTGGAGAAGATATTCAGGAAACAATGGATATGTTAGTGAAAAATGGTCTAGATTCTACTTCAGGGGAGTATACCTCCATAAGATACAGTCTCCTGTTTGGTGGCCACTGTGTCAG GTGCAAGGCATGGTGCCGACTACCTCTCATTACGCCATGTCGACATATGTTGTGCCTTGATTGTGTTTCCATTGACAAGACAAAGTGTACATATCCTGGCTGTGATAACTTGTATGAGATGCAGAGTCCTGATTCAATGGCACGGCCAGAAAATCCTAACCCAAAGTGGTCTGTACCCCAAGATCTTATTGAGTTACAACCTTCTTATGCGCAG GATAATTGGGATCCTGATTGGCAATCAACATCTAGTAGTAAAGTTGCATATCTCGTCCAGAGGTTGAAAGCTTTGCAGGGAACCAATGAAGAGATGAGTTCATATACTGGCAATAGCAATGCGATGTATATTGAAAATAGTTTTCCTTTGCACACAAGTCATTCCTCATCATCATTCCAGGAATGTTCAAGTAGCATCAGTACCAACGTAGTCCCTGAAAAAGTTTTGATATTTACTCAGTTTCTTGAGCATATACATGTCATTGAACAGCAG TTGGCTGCCAACGATATCAAATATACTGGAATGTATACCCCAATGCATTCTAGTAATAAG AAGAAGTCGTTAGCCAAGTTCCAGCATGATTCCAGTTGTATGGCACTTCTAATGGATGGGAGTGCTGCATTGGGTCTTGACTTAAGTTTTGTTACCCATGTATTTTTAATGGAGCCAATTTGGGACAGAAG TATGGAGGAGCAAGTAATTAGTCGTGCTCATCGTATGGGTGCTTCCCGTCCTATTCATGTGGAAACATTAGCAATGCGTGGTACAATTGAAGAGCAAATGCTAGCATTTTTACAG GATGCTGACAAACGTAGAAGATTTCATAATAAAGATGTCGTCAAATCTGAAGATGGTGGGGGACGAGGGTGTCGATCGGTGCATGATTTTGCTGAAAACAATTATCTACTGGAACTTAAATTTGTATAA